One Deltaproteobacteria bacterium genomic window carries:
- the genX gene encoding EF-P lysine aminoacylase GenX, with protein MCRQQTILKNLELRAEIIAAVRRYFIKNDYLEVETPHRIPSPAPEAHIDAVRSGAWYLHTSPELCMKRLLAAGYTRIFQICKCFRQNERGRRHLPELTLLEWYTAGDDYLAMMRQCERLVSAVVRSLGRDAVLSYQGGRIDLAPPWERMTVERAFEAFASISLGQSLEEGVFDDVLAFEVEPRLGKERPLFLYDYPGALGSLARRKPGHPELAERFELYIAGLELCNAFSELADSHEQRTRFEKEREARRRAGKDDYPLPENFLEALKAMPPAAGNALGVDRLVMLFVDTACIDDVVAFTPEEL; from the coding sequence ATGTGTCGTCAACAAACCATCCTGAAAAATTTAGAACTGCGGGCCGAGATCATCGCGGCCGTGAGACGCTATTTCATAAAAAACGACTATCTGGAGGTGGAAACGCCTCACCGGATACCGTCCCCCGCGCCGGAGGCGCACATCGACGCCGTCAGAAGCGGAGCGTGGTATCTGCACACGTCCCCCGAACTGTGCATGAAGCGCCTGCTGGCGGCCGGCTATACGCGCATCTTTCAGATATGCAAATGCTTCCGGCAGAATGAGAGGGGGCGCCGGCACCTGCCGGAATTGACTTTGCTGGAGTGGTACACGGCCGGAGACGACTACCTGGCCATGATGAGGCAGTGTGAACGCCTTGTCTCTGCCGTTGTGCGTTCCCTCGGCCGGGATGCGGTGCTTTCCTACCAGGGCGGCCGTATCGACCTGGCCCCCCCGTGGGAGCGGATGACCGTTGAACGGGCCTTCGAGGCTTTTGCCTCCATCTCTTTAGGCCAAAGCCTGGAAGAGGGTGTGTTCGACGACGTTCTGGCATTTGAAGTCGAACCCCGCCTCGGAAAGGAGCGGCCCCTGTTTCTGTATGACTACCCCGGAGCGTTGGGGTCCCTTGCCAGGCGCAAACCCGGCCATCCGGAACTGGCGGAACGGTTCGAGCTCTACATCGCCGGCCTGGAGCTCTGCAATGCCTTTTCGGAGCTGGCGGATTCCCATGAGCAGCGAACGCGCTTCGAAAAGGAAAGGGAGGCGCGCAGACGGGCCGGCAAAGACGATTACCCCCTCCCCGAAAATTTTCTAGAAGCCTTGAAGGCCATGCCCCCAGCCGCCGGCAATGCCCTGGGCGTCGACCGCCTGGTTATGCTGTTTGTCGACACGGCCTGCATCGACGACGTGGTGGCCTTCACACCCGAAGAGCTCTGA
- a CDS encoding ABC transporter permease: MNGILVILKKELADHFSSYRFLLLFALIAMVSMITAYMAGLNMAKNLESMAKPKFIFMLMFTSSGAGFSLVDFVSFFGPLIGIILGFDTINRERNEGTLSKLLSQPIYRDAVVNGKFLAGLTLIAIMMTSILLVISALGLIVLGIVPGAEEMWRIFIYLLISVCYISFWLGISILFSILFRSVATSALASIAAWVFFSFFLSLGANAVSSALTPDAGQSNPEALMQRAKIEKAISLTSPLDLYSEATATIIDPMKKTTRSMVQIGMLEQVSMSRFSGPLPLSQSILIVMPYIISMIAITIMCFGISYTVFMRQEIRSI, translated from the coding sequence ATGAACGGTATCCTTGTCATATTGAAAAAAGAACTCGCGGATCACTTCAGCAGCTATCGTTTTCTGCTTTTATTTGCATTGATCGCCATGGTCAGCATGATTACCGCCTACATGGCCGGCTTGAATATGGCAAAAAACCTGGAGAGCATGGCCAAACCCAAATTCATTTTCATGCTGATGTTCACATCTTCGGGGGCGGGCTTTTCGCTGGTGGACTTTGTGTCGTTTTTCGGTCCCCTTATCGGCATTATCCTCGGCTTCGACACCATCAACCGGGAAAGGAATGAAGGCACCCTCAGCAAACTGCTGTCACAGCCTATCTACCGGGACGCCGTGGTCAATGGAAAGTTCCTGGCCGGGCTGACCCTCATTGCCATCATGATGACCTCCATCCTTTTGGTGATCTCCGCCCTGGGCCTGATTGTTCTGGGGATCGTTCCGGGGGCTGAAGAAATGTGGCGGATTTTTATCTATCTGCTCATCAGTGTTTGCTATATCTCTTTCTGGCTGGGCATATCGATTTTGTTTTCGATCCTTTTCCGCAGTGTGGCGACCTCGGCACTGGCCAGTATCGCGGCCTGGGTGTTCTTCTCTTTTTTTCTCTCTCTGGGCGCCAATGCCGTGTCCAGTGCCCTGACGCCCGATGCCGGCCAGTCAAACCCCGAAGCCCTTATGCAGCGGGCAAAAATCGAAAAGGCAATCTCGCTGACATCGCCCCTGGACCTCTATTCAGAGGCAACCGCCACCATCATCGACCCCATGAAAAAAACCACCCGTTCGATGGTTCAGATAGGCATGCTGGAACAGGTTTCCATGTCCAGATTCTCCGGCCCGTTGCCGCTGTCCCAGAGTATTCTGATTGTCATGCCGTATATTATCTCCATGATCGCCATTACCATCATGTGCTTCGGCATTTCTTATACGGTGTTCATGCGGCAGGAGATACGATCCATTTAA
- a CDS encoding ABC transporter ATP-binding protein, whose translation MSETVIIETENLTKMYKAETAVSNLSFTVNQGEIFGFLGPNGAGKTTTLLMLMGLTEPTSGSARVLGINPTREPIKVKRKIGYLQENMGFYRDMNALQSLAYIAALNGIESRVADGRIEDALTMVGLKNEIDKQIGAYSRGMRQRLGIAELLVKNPEVAFLDEPTLGLDPESTNRITGLIQRLCAEKKMTVLLSSHLLHQVQKLCDRVGIMIDGHMVAQGSMDQLAEEKLGIGKKTRTLEEVYMQYFQES comes from the coding sequence ATGTCGGAAACCGTCATCATCGAAACTGAAAATCTGACCAAGATGTACAAGGCCGAAACCGCTGTTTCGAATCTGTCGTTCACGGTAAACCAGGGAGAGATATTCGGTTTTCTCGGCCCCAACGGCGCCGGGAAAACAACCACCCTGCTGATGCTTATGGGATTGACCGAGCCCACCAGCGGCAGCGCCAGGGTACTGGGCATCAATCCCACCAGAGAGCCCATCAAGGTAAAGCGAAAAATCGGATACCTGCAGGAAAACATGGGGTTTTACAGGGACATGAATGCCCTTCAATCCCTGGCGTACATCGCGGCTCTCAATGGTATCGAATCCAGGGTCGCCGATGGGCGTATTGAAGATGCCCTGACAATGGTCGGCCTGAAGAATGAAATCGACAAACAGATCGGCGCCTATTCACGGGGCATGCGGCAGCGTCTGGGCATAGCCGAACTTTTGGTTAAAAATCCGGAAGTGGCATTCCTGGACGAACCCACTCTCGGCCTGGACCCCGAGTCGACCAACCGCATCACGGGCTTGATCCAGCGGCTTTGCGCGGAAAAGAAAATGACCGTCCTGCTCTCCTCCCACTTGCTCCACCAGGTTCAGAAACTCTGCGACCGTGTCGGCATTATGATCGACGGCCACATGGTGGCCCAGGGATCCATGGACCAGCTCGCGGAAGAAAAGCTCGGAATCGGCAAAAAAACCCGCACGCTGGAAGAAGTCTATATGCAATATTTTCAGGAGTCCTAA